The window GTTGAACAAAATTATTCATATAACATTAGGATGATTCAAGAATTTTACAACAGATGCCTGCTCTCTTAATTTTAAGACATGTAAAAAATGGTATTGTGTGATATCAAACGATAACTGAGCATAGCAATTTAACCTCTCTACCAAAATGAAATCTTACACTTCAAACGCCATTCCCATTACCAGTAGCTCGTGTCCGTAGGAACACGCCATACATACCTCTCAAGCTTGGAGAACCTGACAATGAACTATGCGATTTTTTAGCCGATTTCTACCAGCAAGATTGGACAAAAAATTGGTGACCAAAGTTTTCAAATGTCCTTTCCCAGAAATAGTTTCCCATAAATGCTCAGCAGTAGCTGCCTGACCGTGATCAGATTTCAAAACATCAACCAGAGTAATACTCATGTTATTTCGGATAATGCACAATTTCCCATTAAGAGGAAGGAGAGCAGAAGCCTCTAAGGCCTTTGAGCTGCCCAAATGCATTTTACTATCAACATGCTTGGTCCACGAACCCGTTGTTTTATCGTACGATCGAAGTCTGCAGCCATCTTTGCAATCTAAAGCATAGAGATGTCCATCAATTGTGGTGCTAGGATTCCTCCAACCTGAGACCATTCCATCATAGACCGGGTACCAGCTATCAGTTTCAGGTTCGTAAACCTCACTAAGGACTTGCCGGTGAGAACCAAGACCTTTCAAGAACCATTTCCCTTCGTACACAACCCCTATAAAAGGCACCATGGCAGTGCTCATATCAGAAATGAAAGACCATCTATTCTTGTTAGGATCATAAACCTCAGCAGATCTTAGAGACCTGTGAACCCCCTCATTCTCCCCACCAGCTACATACAACCGATTGTTTATGACACAACTGCCAAAGAAATGTCGTCTCCGAAGCATGTCTGGGGCACGATGCCATTTATTAGTCCTAGCACTGAAAAAGACAACTCTCCTCATGCAACCCTTCACTGGATCTTTCCCGCCAAACAAATAAAGGTGACAACCACTAAGT is drawn from Primulina eburnea isolate SZY01 chromosome 10, ASM2296580v1, whole genome shotgun sequence and contains these coding sequences:
- the LOC140842741 gene encoding F-box/kelch-repeat protein At1g55270-like, whose product is MDRVIQPPLVDTTACLCRVDAGLKTVVGAKKYVPGTKLCLRPDIKPSIHPSRQKPPRDRSRSQSPLLPGLPDDLAIACLIRVPRIEHCKLRLVCKRWYRLLAGNFFYSLRKNLGISEEWIYVLKRDKDGKISWLAFDPTYQLWQPLPPVPKEYSEALEFGCAVLSGCHLYLFGGKDPVKGCMRRVVFFSARTNKWHRAPDMLRRRHFFGSCVINNRLYVAGGENEGVHRSLRSAEVYDPNKNRWSFISDMSTAMVPFIGVVYEGKWFLKGLGSHRQVLSEVYEPETDSWYPVYDGMVSGWRNPSTTIDGHLYALDCKDGCRLRSYDKTTGSWTKHVDSKMHLGSSKALEASALLPLNGKLCIIRNNMSITLVDVLKSDHGQAATAEHLWETISGKGHLKTLVTNFLSNLAGRNRLKNRIVHCQVLQA